In a single window of the Streptomyces sp. NBC_00285 genome:
- a CDS encoding LmeA family phospholipid-binding protein translates to MRALRILLIITVILGGLFVAADRLAVHFAEGEVADRLKTQEGLTTTPSVDIKGFPFLTQVAGGELDDVEVGMKDYAADTGTSGGSIRIDDLNAAMKGVAFSGDYSSATASTADGTASIAYDQLLKAAGAEKAQLPLGVTAQVVGLSDGGSGKIKVDIKISALEKPVSVLSTVSVVDGDTVRVHADSIPSFGTITLADSDVRSIADFDQKIEGLPGGIKLDKVEAGADGVEIAVKGSDVKLAG, encoded by the coding sequence ATGCGCGCCCTGCGAATACTTCTGATCATCACCGTGATTCTCGGCGGGCTGTTCGTCGCCGCCGACCGTCTGGCGGTCCACTTCGCGGAGGGCGAGGTCGCGGACCGGCTGAAGACGCAGGAGGGGCTGACCACGACGCCGAGCGTGGACATCAAGGGGTTCCCGTTCCTGACCCAGGTCGCGGGCGGGGAGCTCGACGACGTCGAGGTCGGCATGAAGGACTACGCCGCGGACACCGGTACCAGCGGGGGCTCGATCCGCATCGACGACCTGAACGCCGCCATGAAGGGTGTCGCGTTCTCCGGCGACTACAGCTCCGCCACCGCCTCCACCGCCGACGGCACCGCGAGCATCGCCTACGACCAGCTGCTGAAGGCCGCGGGGGCCGAGAAAGCCCAGCTCCCGCTGGGCGTCACCGCCCAGGTCGTCGGCCTCTCCGACGGCGGGAGCGGCAAGATCAAGGTCGACATCAAGATCAGCGCCCTGGAGAAGCCCGTCTCCGTGCTCAGCACCGTCAGCGTCGTCGACGGCGACACCGTGCGGGTGCACGCCGACTCGATCCCGAGCTTCGGCACCATCACCCTCGCCGACTCCGACGTCCGTTCGATCGCCGACTTCGACCAGAAGATCGAGGGCCTGCCGGGCGGTATCAAGCTCGACAAGGTCGAAGCGGGTGCGGACGGTGTGGAGATCGCGGTGAAGGGTTCGGACGTCAAGCTCGCCGGGTAG
- a CDS encoding Ms5788A family Cys-rich leader peptide — translation MKRQADLTKRRAVDLCRVAAMLCRPF, via the coding sequence ATGAAGCGACAGGCGGATCTCACGAAGCGGCGGGCAGTAGACCTGTGCCGCGTCGCCGCCATGCTCTGTCGCCCCTTCTGA